Proteins encoded by one window of Candidatus Stoquefichus sp. SB1:
- a CDS encoding alpha/beta fold hydrolase — translation MDIYYESIGEGFPIICLHGNSEDHHIFDDAVKILSKKYQCLLIDSRYHGRSVHQGELSYEQMAKDVQKIISDLHINAYGVIGFSDGAIVSLMLGMNDLRVKYIVSIGANTKPQMLKPICRLGMYLTYFCLLPFCIYNPKARTMRKLYQLMLHQPQIEYSDLHKIHIPVLVMAGEYDMIKQEDTQKIGETLPYSAVKIIKQGNHFLLRDYFQQTMKEIELFLKACHQEESNESMSD, via the coding sequence ATGGATATTTATTATGAAAGTATTGGGGAAGGATTTCCAATCATTTGTTTACATGGCAATAGTGAAGATCATCATATTTTTGATGACGCTGTAAAAATACTGTCAAAGAAGTATCAATGTCTTTTGATTGATTCTCGTTATCATGGGCGCTCTGTTCATCAAGGAGAACTTTCTTATGAACAAATGGCAAAAGATGTCCAAAAGATTATTAGTGATTTGCATATAAATGCATATGGTGTTATAGGTTTTAGTGATGGTGCCATTGTCTCTTTAATGTTAGGTATGAATGATTTAAGAGTCAAATATATTGTGAGCATTGGAGCCAATACAAAACCTCAAATGTTAAAACCAATTTGTCGTTTAGGTATGTATTTGACTTATTTTTGTTTATTGCCTTTTTGTATTTATAATCCTAAAGCAAGAACAATGCGTAAATTATATCAATTGATGTTACATCAACCACAAATTGAATACAGTGACCTGCATAAGATTCATATCCCTGTATTGGTGATGGCTGGGGAATATGATATGATTAAACAAGAAGATACACAAAAAATTGGCGAGACTTTACCTTATAGTGCTGTTAAGATTATCAAACAAGGAAATCATTTTTTGTTAAGAGATTATTTTCAACAGACAATGAAAGAAATAGAATTATTTTTAAAAGCGTGTCATCAGGAGGAATCAAATGAAAGTATGTCAGATTAA
- the aroD gene encoding type I 3-dehydroquinate dehydratase, with product MKVCQIKDICIGEGKPKVCLPVVGVNEEEILQQIESFKSFQYDLIELRIDFYKDIHDDQKVNDLLYKINKKTNKPLLFTYRSLREGGQIQLTDENYLKLIQTACVSQCIDLVDIELMSGSVLVYQLVEIAHQNGVKVIMSNHDFEKTPTSDEMMNRLEKMEVLGADIAKMAVMPCNKKDVISLLNITMETSHKLTIPLVTMSMGQLGVISRITGELTGSAMTFASVQKASAPGQINVSDMQMLLEAIHHD from the coding sequence ATGAAAGTATGTCAGATTAAAGATATTTGTATTGGTGAGGGAAAACCTAAAGTTTGTTTGCCGGTTGTTGGAGTTAATGAAGAGGAAATTCTTCAACAAATAGAATCTTTTAAATCATTTCAATATGATCTTATTGAATTAAGAATAGATTTTTATAAAGATATTCATGATGATCAAAAAGTTAATGATTTATTATATAAAATAAATAAAAAAACCAATAAACCTCTTTTATTCACTTATCGCTCTTTAAGAGAAGGTGGTCAAATTCAATTAACAGATGAAAACTATTTAAAATTAATACAAACAGCATGTGTTAGTCAATGTATTGATCTCGTTGATATTGAATTAATGAGTGGATCTGTATTGGTTTATCAACTTGTTGAAATAGCTCATCAAAATGGGGTTAAAGTCATTATGTCTAATCATGATTTTGAAAAAACACCAACAAGCGATGAAATGATGAATCGATTAGAAAAGATGGAAGTCTTAGGTGCTGATATTGCGAAAATGGCTGTGATGCCCTGCAATAAGAAAGATGTGATTTCATTATTAAATATAACAATGGAAACGTCACATAAACTGACAATTCCTCTTGTGACAATGTCAATGGGACAATTAGGTGTGATTTCAAGAATAACTGGAGAATTAACAGGTTCAGCAATGACTTTTGCGAGTGTTCAAAAAGCTTCAGCACCAGGACAAATCAATGTTTCTGATATGCAGATGCTTTTGGAGGCGATTCATCATGATTGA
- a CDS encoding HD domain-containing protein, producing the protein MIDFQKARQAFQRYVSQYDANIPSIRMKIIHTYEVMKCSDYLCEQLGLNQEDKDLASLIALLHDIGRFEQWMKYESFADYKTVDHALFSSHLLFDDGLIREFIDDSQYDQIIKVAIEQHNKYQIDQGFDERTLLFIHLIRDADKLDNFRVKDEEDIETTLYVSLTQVNQETISPAIYDQFYHQKLIYGPTRQTHLDMWLSYIAFIFDLHFSVSLKYIREHDWVNRSFDRLNPQDEKTHQQYEILRQKAIDYIH; encoded by the coding sequence ATGATTGATTTTCAAAAAGCACGACAGGCGTTTCAGAGATATGTTTCACAATATGATGCCAATATCCCATCTATTCGAATGAAAATCATTCATACATATGAAGTGATGAAATGTAGTGATTATCTATGTGAACAATTAGGATTAAATCAAGAAGATAAGGATTTAGCATCACTTATTGCATTATTACATGATATTGGTCGTTTTGAACAATGGATGAAATATGAAAGTTTTGCTGATTATAAAACAGTTGATCATGCTTTGTTTTCAAGTCATTTATTGTTTGATGATGGATTGATTAGAGAATTTATTGATGATAGTCAATATGATCAAATCATTAAAGTCGCTATTGAACAACACAATAAGTATCAAATTGATCAAGGTTTTGATGAGCGAACTTTATTATTTATCCATCTCATTAGAGATGCTGATAAATTAGATAATTTTAGAGTTAAAGATGAAGAAGATATTGAAACAACATTATATGTTTCATTAACACAAGTAAATCAGGAAACCATCTCACCAGCAATATATGATCAGTTTTATCATCAAAAATTAATCTATGGTCCAACGAGACAAACACATTTAGATATGTGGTTATCATATATTGCTTTTATTTTTGATTTGCATTTTTCAGTTAGCTTAAAATATATAAGAGAGCATGATTGGGTCAATCGTTCTTTTGATAGATTAAATCCTCAAGATGAAAAAACCCATCAGCAATATGAGATATTAAGACAAAAAGCAATAGATTATATTCATTAG
- a CDS encoding Gx transporter family protein: protein MGHKKTKKMVYLALLSAIAIVLHMIEGSIPLPLPPGVKLGLANIISMVVIEMYGAKEMFIVNFFRVMIGSLLSGTFLWNPFYMSCGGVLLSSIVLALIKRWTTLPIVSCSIIAAVFHNIGQIIVISLIISSMAVAPYIFVMLASSIPTGIFVGFVAIEILKRLKKEQFQ, encoded by the coding sequence ATGGGACATAAAAAGACAAAAAAAATGGTATATTTGGCATTATTAAGTGCCATTGCAATTGTTTTACATATGATTGAAGGTTCAATTCCATTACCTTTACCACCAGGTGTAAAATTAGGGTTAGCTAATATTATTTCAATGGTTGTGATTGAAATGTATGGAGCTAAAGAAATGTTTATTGTGAATTTTTTTAGAGTCATGATTGGCTCTTTATTGAGTGGAACGTTTTTATGGAATCCATTCTATATGAGTTGTGGAGGAGTTCTATTAAGTAGTATTGTTTTAGCACTAATTAAAAGATGGACAACCCTTCCGATTGTTTCTTGTTCAATTATTGCAGCTGTTTTTCATAATATTGGACAAATTATTGTGATTTCATTGATTATATCATCAATGGCTGTTGCACCTTATATCTTTGTTATGCTAGCTTCTTCTATTCCTACAGGAATATTTGTAGGGTTTGTAGCTATTGAAATTTTAAAACGCTTAAAGAAGGAACAGTTTCAATAA
- a CDS encoding response regulator transcription factor, whose translation MKILVVEDEQAIADLMIMNLTRCGYQCDYAENGKIGADKIEKNQYDLILLDIMLPLINGYELMEYIEPENIPVIFITAKGSVKDRVKGLHMGADDYLVKPFSIDELLARVESVLRRYHKGMEEIHILDIVIDIKKRCVYQNNQIVELTNMEYELLLFLVRNKNMALYRDVLYQKVWQEDIYEQTRTLDLHIQRLRKKLGWHDFIKTVYKIGYMLEVPDEIR comes from the coding sequence ATGAAAATTTTAGTAGTTGAAGATGAACAGGCAATTGCTGATTTAATGATAATGAATTTAACAAGATGTGGCTATCAATGTGATTATGCAGAAAATGGGAAAATAGGAGCAGATAAAATTGAAAAAAATCAATATGATTTAATCTTATTAGATATCATGTTGCCACTTATCAATGGATATGAATTAATGGAATATATTGAACCAGAAAATATTCCTGTTATTTTTATAACTGCTAAAGGCAGTGTCAAAGATCGTGTGAAAGGTTTGCATATGGGTGCTGATGATTATTTAGTCAAGCCCTTTTCTATAGATGAGTTGCTTGCAAGGGTAGAAAGTGTTTTAAGACGATATCATAAAGGAATGGAAGAAATTCATATTTTAGATATTGTGATTGATATTAAAAAAAGATGTGTTTATCAAAATAATCAAATAGTTGAATTAACCAATATGGAATACGAACTTTTGCTATTTTTAGTTAGAAATAAGAATATGGCATTATACAGAGATGTTTTATATCAAAAAGTATGGCAGGAAGATATTTATGAACAAACAAGAACATTAGATTTACATATACAAAGGTTGCGTAAAAAGTTAGGCTGGCATGATTTCATTAAAACAGTTTATAAAATTGGCTATATGTTAGAGGTCCCTGATGAAATTCGCTGA
- a CDS encoding sensor histidine kinase: MKFAEKIIWSCLLTLAVLFSIGSAALIYQNHHNLLQTTIQHNLSTHDIELYSLETRLFKDSVDYGTDFGENQTQLMNKAIYYLEQFRYTSQSQKSYGLSLPDKSIFYSNIDEQYRQYISSDYDQKYFIKHKAHQYKMLVTSKVNAGKCIYYLTSCYDMTSVYQDRDRQIGNFLIISVILFGVAYAILKFLSSYLTQSIHKLNAVSQRIAAGDYSERTHIVSEDEIGELSRSFDEMAELNEKKIHQLEESVIQKEEFMGSFSHEVKTPMTAILGFADLLRTCDCDEETRQKAAQYIYTEGKRLEKLSYTLMDLLALGDQQIKLQSVSLKKIMKQLEDYYQGKYVHYILKFEETNQSVYSQPDLLFTLLRNLIDNAMKASQEGQTILVQACSKGKNVVISVTDEGIGMSEEDVKKATEAFYMADKSRSRSMGGAGLGLTIVKRICDAHQSELHFHSVLHQGTTVSFELEAVNHE, from the coding sequence ATGAAATTCGCTGAGAAAATCATTTGGTCATGTTTACTCACTTTAGCAGTCCTTTTCTCAATTGGATCAGCAGCACTTATCTATCAAAATCATCACAATCTTTTACAAACAACCATTCAGCATAATTTATCTACACATGATATTGAATTGTATTCTTTAGAAACAAGGCTTTTTAAAGATTCGGTAGATTATGGAACGGATTTTGGTGAGAATCAAACCCAATTGATGAATAAAGCAATCTATTATTTAGAACAATTTAGATATACTTCTCAATCGCAAAAAAGTTATGGCTTATCGCTACCAGATAAGAGTATTTTTTACAGTAATATTGATGAACAATATCGTCAATACATATCATCAGATTATGATCAGAAATATTTCATTAAACACAAAGCACATCAATATAAAATGTTAGTGACATCAAAAGTCAATGCTGGAAAATGTATTTATTATTTAACATCCTGTTATGATATGACATCTGTTTATCAAGATAGAGATAGACAGATTGGCAATTTTTTAATCATAAGTGTGATTCTTTTTGGTGTTGCTTATGCAATACTGAAATTCCTTTCATCTTATCTTACACAATCTATTCATAAATTAAATGCTGTGAGTCAACGTATTGCAGCAGGTGATTATAGCGAACGTACTCATATTGTCAGTGAGGATGAAATTGGTGAGTTATCCCGTAGTTTTGATGAGATGGCTGAATTGAATGAAAAAAAGATTCATCAGTTAGAAGAGAGTGTTATTCAAAAAGAAGAATTTATGGGAAGTTTCTCGCATGAAGTCAAAACACCTATGACAGCGATTTTAGGCTTTGCTGATTTATTAAGAACTTGTGATTGTGATGAAGAAACAAGACAAAAAGCAGCCCAATATATTTATACTGAAGGAAAACGATTAGAAAAACTCTCTTATACATTAATGGATTTATTAGCTCTTGGTGATCAGCAAATCAAATTGCAGAGCGTTTCTTTAAAAAAGATAATGAAACAATTAGAGGATTATTATCAGGGAAAATATGTTCATTATATATTAAAGTTTGAAGAGACAAATCAATCGGTATATTCTCAACCAGATCTATTGTTTACATTGCTTAGAAATTTGATTGATAATGCAATGAAAGCCAGTCAGGAAGGTCAGACAATTCTCGTTCAAGCATGTTCAAAAGGAAAGAACGTTGTTATATCAGTAACTGATGAAGGGATTGGGATGAGTGAAGAAGATGTAAAAAAAGCAACGGAAGCTTTTTATATGGCTGATAAGTCACGCTCACGTTCTATGGGTGGAGCAGGATTAGGGCTAACCATTGTCAAACGCATCTGTGATGCACATCAAAGTGAACTTCACTTTCACTCTGTACTGCATCAGGGAACAACGGTTAGTTTTGAATTGGAGGCAGTGAATCATGAATAA
- a CDS encoding ABC transporter ATP-binding protein, whose amino-acid sequence MLEVKDLSKTYKDVQALNHVHLTLKEGVYALLGPNGSGKSTLMNLICQQLKPTTGKILWNQQEISKLGHDYYKILGYAPQLQGLYEEMSGLRFLTYMALLKDIPKKDIDAEVQRVAKLVNMQEHLTKKCRAYSGGMKQRLLVAQALLGNPQLLLFDEPTAGLDPKERVSLRKVFAKLSKHHILLIATHVVSDVETIAEEIIFLKKGEVVNIGCVNALFEEYHQSSLEDVYLELFGDDEDV is encoded by the coding sequence ATGTTAGAGGTCAAAGATTTATCAAAAACATATAAAGATGTACAAGCATTGAATCATGTGCATTTAACTTTAAAAGAAGGTGTTTATGCTTTATTAGGTCCTAATGGTTCTGGAAAATCAACATTAATGAATTTGATTTGTCAACAATTAAAACCAACTACAGGTAAGATATTATGGAATCAACAAGAAATTTCAAAACTAGGTCACGATTATTATAAGATTTTAGGTTATGCTCCCCAATTACAAGGTTTATATGAAGAAATGAGTGGTTTAAGATTTTTAACTTATATGGCACTTCTTAAAGATATTCCTAAAAAAGACATTGATGCTGAAGTTCAAAGGGTTGCCAAACTTGTGAATATGCAAGAACATCTGACAAAGAAATGTCGAGCTTATTCTGGTGGTATGAAACAACGATTATTGGTAGCACAAGCATTACTTGGAAATCCTCAGTTACTTTTGTTTGATGAGCCAACTGCAGGTTTAGATCCTAAAGAACGTGTTTCTTTAAGAAAAGTCTTTGCTAAGTTGTCAAAGCATCACATTTTGTTAATCGCAACTCATGTCGTTTCAGATGTAGAAACGATTGCTGAAGAGATTATTTTTCTAAAAAAAGGGGAAGTGGTGAATATAGGGTGTGTCAATGCACTTTTTGAAGAGTATCATCAATCTTCTTTGGAAGATGTTTATTTGGAATTGTTTGGAGATGATGAAGATGTTTAA
- a CDS encoding ABC transporter permease, with the protein MFNLIRYEFIKLFQKRKLIIFLLFLCIINVGVFAYVQNLNTNIPPSAYHQLQNDLQQINNNERYTFIKNQYETYHAYLIIEELMNLRLHEKDNQYMIDSILTDYPNIEEKYGKRYQENHTPYYTSDLESEVSFFKEVLQEFQLLNDYPAYIRDIQEKAETISQISIFQTSDSLEQKNIQKTAQDYQSLINTPIVYESEKGIFTALSFPATSFFIMLSMMVLVSSLILEEKEKKLFSIIKITPQGQYPTMIAKCFVMFVVIGIITSLMIFGQFIYASIIYGLGDLSRSVQSLSHYYQCPFAIDVQQFIGLFILIKWLAASLIGLIMLLIATLSKNKVLAVIMSFAVIMIEYILYLFIPSLDSLYLLKYFNIIAILQTDAFFQIYRNVYLFGNLMSLQMFILVGLLCLLMFFVLINILVYHYKRNMALEMIEFPHFFYPKHVSLSLFFQECYKIFSIQKVFILCILCIGIQCYQYQHISIYVDNEERTYQQYMQKLSGALTKEKEQWILDVQKHYQDLNQQLADISNKRQAGLITQIQANMMQTQIEEQLRGEQVFQKVLEQFHDIQVHPQKQFVYPTAYQQYFIETHWTFMPILLCCLFVIIGLCQVTTYEYQNQMNQITQMTSKGNHNLLRIKCYLAIMIGILFLLIVSLPPLFLIHKTYGFSSLFAPAFSLADLSIFPSWISVGMLCLINFLLKIEAIIVIVIGMVSIGVKVRNHLLTLFISLCIFLLPLLFAYGGYHFLDSLSLYPLFFSGQFVSTYDGLLQILFSFVGYSVFALFGLRYLYKNYQRSEEFHLRYPIKKVEIIDKIKSSK; encoded by the coding sequence ATGTTTAATCTTATTCGTTATGAATTCATCAAACTTTTTCAAAAACGTAAACTTATTATTTTCTTATTGTTTTTATGTATTATCAATGTAGGTGTTTTTGCTTATGTTCAAAATTTAAATACCAATATTCCTCCTTCAGCTTATCATCAATTACAAAATGATTTACAACAAATCAATAATAATGAAAGATATACATTTATTAAAAATCAATATGAAACTTATCATGCTTATCTCATTATTGAAGAATTAATGAATTTACGTCTTCATGAAAAAGATAATCAATATATGATTGATTCAATATTGACTGATTATCCAAATATTGAAGAAAAATATGGAAAAAGATATCAAGAAAATCATACACCTTATTACACGTCTGATTTAGAAAGTGAGGTTTCGTTTTTTAAAGAAGTTCTTCAAGAATTTCAGCTGTTAAATGATTATCCAGCTTATATTCGCGATATTCAGGAAAAAGCAGAGACGATTTCACAAATTTCTATATTTCAAACATCTGATAGTCTTGAACAGAAAAACATTCAAAAGACAGCACAGGATTATCAAAGTCTTATCAATACACCGATTGTTTATGAGAGTGAAAAAGGAATTTTTACAGCACTTTCTTTTCCTGCTACAAGTTTTTTCATTATGTTATCAATGATGGTATTGGTTTCATCACTGATTTTAGAAGAAAAGGAAAAGAAGCTCTTTTCCATTATCAAAATAACACCACAGGGACAATATCCAACGATGATTGCAAAATGTTTTGTTATGTTTGTAGTGATTGGAATCATAACAAGTCTGATGATATTTGGACAATTTATATATGCATCTATAATTTATGGATTAGGTGATTTATCAAGAAGTGTACAGTCTTTATCACATTATTATCAATGTCCATTTGCAATTGATGTCCAGCAGTTTATTGGATTGTTTATTCTTATCAAATGGTTAGCAGCAAGTCTCATAGGTTTGATAATGTTACTTATTGCGACATTATCAAAGAATAAAGTTCTTGCGGTTATTATGAGTTTTGCAGTCATTATGATTGAATATATTTTATATCTTTTTATTCCTTCCTTAGATTCCTTATATTTACTAAAGTATTTCAATATTATTGCGATTTTACAAACTGATGCCTTTTTTCAGATTTATCGTAATGTTTATCTGTTTGGAAATCTTATGTCTTTACAAATGTTTATATTGGTAGGATTATTGTGCTTGTTAATGTTCTTTGTTCTCATCAATATTCTGGTTTATCATTATAAACGAAATATGGCTTTAGAAATGATAGAATTCCCACATTTTTTCTATCCAAAACATGTATCTTTATCATTATTTTTCCAAGAATGTTATAAAATATTTTCAATTCAAAAAGTCTTCATATTGTGTATTTTATGTATAGGTATTCAATGTTATCAATATCAGCATATCTCTATTTATGTAGATAATGAGGAAAGAACGTATCAACAATATATGCAGAAATTATCAGGTGCTTTAACGAAAGAAAAGGAACAGTGGATTCTGGATGTTCAAAAACATTATCAGGATTTAAATCAGCAATTAGCTGATATTTCTAATAAAAGGCAAGCTGGACTTATCACTCAGATACAAGCGAATATGATGCAAACACAGATAGAAGAACAATTAAGAGGTGAACAAGTTTTTCAAAAAGTTTTAGAACAGTTTCATGATATACAAGTCCATCCACAAAAGCAATTTGTATATCCAACTGCTTATCAACAATATTTTATTGAAACCCATTGGACTTTTATGCCTATTCTTCTTTGTTGTTTATTTGTGATTATAGGACTTTGTCAAGTGACAACTTATGAATATCAAAATCAAATGAATCAAATCACTCAAATGACATCAAAAGGCAATCACAATCTTCTTCGTATCAAATGTTATTTAGCCATTATGATTGGAATTTTATTTTTGCTTATTGTTTCTTTACCTCCACTTTTTTTGATTCACAAGACATATGGATTTTCATCACTATTTGCGCCAGCTTTTTCTCTTGCAGATTTATCCATATTTCCGTCATGGATAAGTGTAGGAATGTTATGTTTAATCAATTTTTTATTAAAAATAGAAGCAATCATTGTCATTGTCATAGGAATGGTGAGTATTGGGGTTAAAGTGAGAAATCATTTATTGACACTTTTTATAAGTTTATGCATTTTCTTATTACCTTTGTTATTTGCCTATGGAGGATATCATTTTTTAGATTCTCTGAGTCTATATCCTTTGTTTTTTAGTGGGCAGTTTGTTTCTACTTATGATGGTTTGTTACAAATATTATTTTCATTTGTAGGATATAGTGTTTTTGCTTTATTTGGATTAAGATATCTTTATAAAAATTATCAAAGATCAGAAGAATTTCATTTGAGATATCCAATCAAAAAAGTTGAGATTATAGATAAAATCAAATCATCAAAATAA
- a CDS encoding Rpn family recombination-promoting nuclease/putative transposase, which translates to MTLQLQTKPADVMADFLKDKSRFADFVNLFLFDGRQVILPSHLYAYDSDSSTVFYQEEKIASIGRRRECIMLARIDDLDVLIAIEHQQTIDYSMPFRVLMYDAINYNQQYNQLEKTEKRFFHPIPVITFVLYTGQRWWRQPRMLIDMMHIPESIRDKINNWNLNVYDIKDTQMLEKLHCQDNQNVVNAVSQFYHWNGDISHLGSLTMSKEAAIVVATIIGEEEILKTIKQEESEEIDMCTSVTMALNKAREDGAKEEKKELLMHLLQSKLGVLFNEDIKRIEEGKEVDMCTSVTMALNKAREDGAKKEKKELLMNLLQVKLGVLSDEVINKIERSDNKQLDTLTHCLFSIKNEEDILHIIA; encoded by the coding sequence ATGACTTTACAATTACAAACGAAACCTGCTGATGTCATGGCTGATTTCCTCAAAGACAAATCTCGCTTTGCTGATTTTGTCAATCTGTTTCTTTTTGATGGCAGACAGGTTATCCTGCCTAGCCATCTATATGCCTATGACAGTGACAGCTCTACTGTTTTCTATCAGGAAGAAAAGATTGCTTCTATTGGCAGGCGCAGAGAGTGTATCATGCTGGCAAGAATTGATGATCTGGATGTCCTGATTGCGATTGAACATCAACAGACAATTGACTATTCCATGCCCTTTCGTGTCCTGATGTATGATGCAATCAATTACAATCAGCAGTACAATCAACTGGAGAAAACAGAAAAGAGATTCTTTCATCCAATACCTGTCATTACTTTTGTATTGTATACAGGTCAAAGATGGTGGAGACAGCCAAGAATGCTAATTGATATGATGCATATACCAGAAAGTATCAGAGATAAGATCAATAACTGGAACTTGAATGTATATGATATCAAGGATACACAGATGCTAGAAAAACTTCACTGTCAGGACAATCAGAATGTTGTCAATGCAGTCAGTCAATTCTATCATTGGAATGGAGATATCAGTCATTTAGGAAGTCTGACTATGTCAAAAGAAGCAGCTATAGTTGTCGCAACCATTATTGGTGAAGAAGAAATCTTAAAGACCATCAAACAAGAAGAAAGTGAGGAGATTGATATGTGTACAAGTGTAACAATGGCACTTAATAAGGCAAGAGAAGATGGAGCTAAGGAAGAGAAAAAAGAATTATTAATGCATTTACTTCAATCTAAATTGGGTGTTTTATTTAATGAAGATATCAAAAGGATAGAAGAAGGCAAGGAAGTTGATATGTGTACAAGCGTAACCATGGCACTTAATAAAGCAAGAGAAGATGGTGCCAAGAAAGAGAAAAAAGAATTATTAATGAATTTACTTCAAGTCAAATTAGGTGTTTTATCTGATGAAGTCATCAATAAGATTGAAAGAAGTGATAATAAACAGTTAGATACATTAACTCATTGTTTATTTTCTATCAAAAACGAAGAAGATATATTACATATCATAGCATAA
- a CDS encoding 6-phospho-beta-glucosidase, with protein MALSKDFLWGGALAAHQFEGGVLNTSKGLSVADVMTAGAHGVPRVITDGVVEGNYYPNHIGIDFYGHYKEDIAMFADMGFKCFRTSIAWTRIFPNGDEDQPNEEGLKFYDDVFDELLKYGIEPVITLSHFEMPYHLAKEYGGFMNRKTVDFFVKFAEVCFRRYKDKVKYWMTFNEINNQMNFKNDIFGWTNSGAHFGDYENPEEAMYICGHHTLLASAKAVKIGKEINPDFLIGNMIAMVPIYPFSCRPADMVLSNQMMHDRWFFCDVQCRGHYPAYALKMFERKGFNIDITEEDKKVLAEGTVDYIGFSYYMTNTVDSTAHKDVSKATDGSSEHSVKNPFIKESDWGWAIDPEGLRYALNIFYERYEKPLFIVENGFGAIDQKEADGTCHDPYRIDYLRAHIQEMKKAVEEDGVDLMGYTPWGCIDCVSFTTGEMKKRYGFIYVDRDNEGNGTLERSKKDSYDWYKKVIASNGEDL; from the coding sequence ATGGCATTAAGTAAAGATTTTTTATGGGGTGGCGCTTTAGCTGCTCATCAGTTTGAAGGTGGTGTCTTGAATACTTCTAAAGGATTAAGTGTTGCTGATGTGATGACTGCTGGGGCTCATGGTGTCCCACGTGTGATTACTGATGGTGTTGTTGAGGGAAACTATTATCCAAATCATATTGGTATTGATTTTTATGGACATTATAAAGAAGATATCGCAATGTTTGCAGATATGGGCTTTAAATGTTTTAGAACATCAATTGCCTGGACACGTATTTTCCCTAATGGTGATGAAGACCAGCCAAATGAAGAAGGATTGAAGTTCTATGATGATGTCTTTGATGAATTATTGAAATATGGAATTGAACCTGTTATTACTTTATCACATTTTGAAATGCCTTATCATCTGGCTAAAGAATATGGTGGATTTATGAATCGAAAGACAGTTGATTTCTTTGTGAAGTTTGCTGAGGTATGCTTTAGAAGATATAAAGATAAAGTGAAATATTGGATGACATTTAATGAAATCAATAATCAAATGAACTTCAAAAATGATATTTTTGGCTGGACAAATAGTGGAGCACATTTTGGAGACTATGAGAATCCAGAAGAAGCGATGTATATATGTGGACATCATACATTATTAGCCAGTGCAAAAGCAGTGAAGATTGGTAAAGAAATCAATCCTGATTTTTTAATTGGAAATATGATAGCAATGGTACCAATCTATCCATTTAGTTGTAGACCTGCTGATATGGTTTTATCAAATCAAATGATGCATGATCGCTGGTTCTTCTGTGATGTGCAATGTCGTGGACACTATCCAGCATATGCATTAAAGATGTTTGAAAGAAAAGGATTCAATATTGATATTACTGAAGAAGACAAGAAAGTCTTAGCTGAAGGAACCGTGGACTACATAGGATTCTCTTATTATATGACAAACACAGTTGATTCTACAGCTCATAAGGATGTTTCAAAAGCAACTGATGGATCTAGTGAACATTCTGTTAAAAACCCATTTATTAAAGAATCAGACTGGGGTTGGGCAATTGATCCTGAAGGTTTAAGATATGCTTTAAATATCTTCTATGAAAGATATGAAAAACCATTATTCATCGTAGAAAATGGATTTGGAGCTATTGATCAAAAAGAAGCAGACGGAACATGTCATGATCCATATCGTATTGATTATTTAAGAGCCCACATTCAGGAAATGAAGAAAGCAGTTGAAGAAGATGGGGTAGACTTAATGGGATATACACCATGGGGATGTATTGACTGTGTATCATTTACAACAGGAGAAATGAAGAAACGTTATGGCTTCATCTATGTAGATAGAGATAATGAAGGAAATGGAACATTAGAAAGAAGCAAGAAAGATTCATATGACTGGTATAAAAAAGTCATTGCATCTAATGGTGAAGATTTATAA